Below is a genomic region from Flammeovirgaceae bacterium SG7u.111.
AGTAGATGGGTTTGCCTCACAGGCTTTTTGCATAGCTTCGGCACGCTGGCTCACAAGTTTGAGGGCATCTTCAAAACTTAAAGCTTGGCTAGCTACCAACGCAGAAAACTCGCCTAACGAGTGGCCGGCAACCATATCGGGAGTGAAACCTTCCGTGGTAAGAGCCAAAATAACAGAGTGGAGGAAAATTGCAGGTTGGGTAACATTGGTTTGCTTGAGGTCTTCAACTGTTCCTTCAAACATGATATCGGTAATTCGGAAACCCAATATTGAATTGGCTTTTTCAAAGAGATTTTTGCCTTTTTCGGAATTTTCATAAAGGTCTTTGCCCATTCCTACGAATTGGGCGCCCTGTCCAGGGAATACGAATGCGTTCATAACTATATTTATTTCGTTAAGATTTTATGGTAGAAAAAAATCGGTGGATTCCGTCAAAAAATCCCCGCAAATATAGGCAGACCAGTGGTATATCTTGGCAGAGAATGGAAATTATCCGTATTGGGAGACAGGATAGCCTAGTTTATTCTAAAAAGCCTTCTGGCATAATTTGCTGTAACTTGCGAGTGGCGTCTTCGTATTTTTCCTCTTCCATTAGTTCAAGTACTTGCTCAAGTTCCTCTTTGGGAAGAATAGGGGGGATGAAGGTTTTTACGACAGTAAGTCTGTTTTTGGCTGTGTCATAAATTTCTCCTTTTAAGTAAGACAAGCCACTTAATATGAGTGCATCTGTATTTAAAGGGTCTTCTTCAAGTGCAGAATCACAGGCAAGCGCAGCGTCAACGTATTTTCCATCAATGAATAAGTTTTTAGCTTTTTTTAGATCTCTAGACGTTTTTTTACGAACATCTTTGGCTCTTTTCATACTCCTGCCAGTAGCCACCGCTTCTTCTAGTTTTTTTATCTCTCCAGCTTCCAGCCTTTGGACCGAAACAATGGATGAATCAATCATATTTGAAGCTCCTGCAGCTACTTCATCTTCAACTACAACTATTACATCTTCCAATATCTCCTCTTCTTCGTCAACTTCAAAATCGTCTTCCTCCTCAATTTCTTCTACCTCCATCACATTTTTTTCCATTGTAATAGCAGGAGGAGCTGCCTGCGGCACCGCTTGTTTTTTAAGAGCTATCCTTTTTTCTTCTTTAAAAGTTGATTTTGAAGTTTCTGCTTCACCTGCTGCTTCTTGGCTTTCAGCCGAAGAGGCAGTAGGCATTTCAAGCGTAGGTTTTTGATCAGCCATTTCCATCTCATTGGCAGCACTAGGTTCTTCTGCGGCTGGCATTTCTTTTTGCATAGCCAGCTCATTAGAACCTTCGTTGAGTTGCCAAATGAATACCGAAGTAATGGTGAAAAGTAATATGAGAGAAGCGGCAATGGAGAAAGCTGGTTTTCTATACCATACTACTAGTTTGGGCTTCTGCTTAGCTCTATTGGTTATTTTTTGATTGAGTTGATCCGTAATATTTTGTAGGCTTTCATCATTTCCAAACTCATCAAAACCTTCAAAGGCATCAGTAGCCAGCTCACTTTCCAGCAAGAATTTTTCCACCTTGTGGCGGTCTTTCCCTTCCAATTTACCGGCTCTATAGTCGAGCAGTTCTTGGAGAGTCGGCTGTTGGTTGCTACTATTTTTGTCTTCGATTGCCATTTCTTTTACTTAATCACCAAAGTATTATAATTGTTGTTTTTGCGCTTCTTTCCTAACCTATGAACAAGGTTAAAAGAACACTCACTAATTTCGATAGTTGAATTTTCAGGTTTCTACGCCCATTTTGCAAAAAGCTTTTTACCTGTTTCAAACTAAAGCCCGTTTCGTCTACTATTTCTTGGTACGACTTTTCTTGGATATAGAATAACTCTACGCATTGCTTCTGCTCAGGACCAAGCTCATCGAGTGCAAGAGGTAGTTTCTTTAGCCATTTCGCCATATCGTCTTCATCATTAAGATGCGAAAAAGAGTCTGATTCCATATCGGCAACCAATTCTTTTTGGAAAAGATCGTTTTTTTGATCTACAGACTGCCTTTTGCGAAGCTCCATCAGGCAAAAATTTCGGGAGACTTGGAAGAGCCAAGCCTTG
It encodes:
- a CDS encoding sigma-70 family RNA polymerase sigma factor, with product MSDLELITHYKQTHNAEYVGELYVRYTHLVFGACFKYLKNREESEDAVTRIFEKLLEDLKQFEVHNFKAWLFQVSRNFCLMELRKRQSVDQKNDLFQKELVADMESDSFSHLNDEDDMAKWLKKLPLALDELGPEQKQCVELFYIQEKSYQEIVDETGFSLKQVKSFLQNGRRNLKIQLSKLVSVLLTLFIG